The following are encoded together in the Scytonema millei VB511283 genome:
- a CDS encoding IS982 family transposase yields MNSTIVSRLDVTQIFCEVDDFYQTFERHWQQQMLLTASCGERLCRSRLSLSEVMTIVIAFHGSGYRTFKEFYTLQVLPGWRQAFPHLVSYTRFVELMPWSLMLLCCFVQTRKGEVTGISFIDSTPIEVCHPKRSRSHRVFEGMVGWSKNSVGWHYGFKLHLIINDRGELLAFKLTPGNVDDRKPVPDLTQDLIGKLFGDRGYISQELFEQLYQQGLELITRRKKKMKQQLVKLIDKILLRKRALIETVYDQLKNISQIEHSRHRSIWNFLVNLLAGLTAYTYLPRKPSLDLEPKGLPALPPAVF; encoded by the coding sequence ATGAATAGCACCATTGTATCTCGCCTAGATGTGACGCAAATTTTTTGTGAGGTAGACGACTTCTATCAAACCTTTGAACGACATTGGCAGCAACAGATGCTATTGACGGCAAGTTGTGGAGAACGCTTGTGTCGCTCTCGTTTAAGTCTGAGTGAGGTGATGACGATAGTAATTGCTTTTCATGGCTCGGGATATCGTACTTTTAAAGAATTCTACACGCTACAAGTCCTACCAGGCTGGCGTCAAGCTTTTCCTCATCTAGTCAGCTATACTCGTTTTGTCGAATTGATGCCTTGGTCGTTGATGCTGTTATGCTGCTTTGTACAGACCCGTAAGGGAGAAGTCACTGGCATTTCATTCATTGATTCAACTCCGATTGAGGTGTGTCATCCAAAACGTTCTAGAAGCCATCGTGTGTTTGAAGGCATGGTGGGTTGGAGCAAAAATTCGGTCGGGTGGCACTATGGGTTTAAGCTGCACCTAATTATCAATGACCGAGGCGAGTTGCTAGCTTTTAAGCTGACCCCTGGCAATGTAGATGACCGCAAGCCTGTGCCGGACTTAACCCAAGACCTAATTGGTAAGCTATTTGGCGATCGTGGTTATATATCTCAGGAATTGTTTGAGCAACTCTATCAGCAAGGCTTGGAGTTAATTACACGGCGTAAGAAGAAGATGAAGCAACAGTTGGTCAAGTTGATCGACAAAATTCTCTTACGTAAGCGAGCCTTAATTGAAACAGTTTATGACCAACTGAAGAACATTTCTCAAATCGAGCATTCCCGACATAGAAGCATCTGGAATTTCCTGGTCAACTTGTTAGCTGGATTAACAGCTTATACTTATTTGCCCCGAAAACCTTCTCTCGATTTAGAACCCAAAGGCTTACCTGCTCTTCCTCCTGCTGTCTTTTAA
- a CDS encoding glycoside hydrolase family 10 protein: MRRKFFTPLAIALFSLAVILCFSSVTLIAAPTPPKPNSNSAEIRGVWLTNIDSDVLFKRDRLSQAIQTLHQLNFNTIYPTIWNWGYTLYPSSIAAQTIGRSLDPTPGLQGRDILQEIIQQGHPQMTLQGDRQRMGVIPWFEFGFMAPADSELAKRHPQWLTRRYNNKEIWLEGKHKRVWLNPFHPEVQQFIQSLILEVVTKYDIDGIQFDDHFGLPSEFGYDPFTVNLYQQEHQGKKPPSDPQDSEWLRWRADKITAFLKQVFQTVKQQKPNCIISIAPNPQRVSYDLFLADWAEWDKQGLIEELVLQVYRNDLKVFLSELQYPEVQAARKHIPVGIGILSGLKGKYVPWGQIQNQVQVTRRYSFAGVSFFFYETLWNLAKESPQKRQLGFQKIFSLPVNRPNTLLGWQPDHLSRNAS; encoded by the coding sequence ATGCGCCGGAAATTTTTTACTCCCCTCGCGATCGCCCTGTTCAGCCTAGCGGTTATCCTCTGCTTTTCTTCTGTAACTCTCATAGCCGCGCCAACTCCTCCCAAACCCAATTCAAACTCTGCCGAAATTAGGGGAGTATGGCTGACGAATATTGATAGTGATGTATTATTTAAACGCGATCGCCTCAGTCAAGCAATTCAAACCCTACATCAACTGAATTTTAATACTATCTATCCGACGATTTGGAACTGGGGATACACGTTGTATCCTAGCTCGATTGCCGCACAAACCATCGGGCGATCGCTCGATCCCACGCCTGGATTACAAGGACGAGATATCTTACAAGAAATTATCCAGCAAGGACATCCACAAATGACTTTGCAGGGCGATCGACAACGCATGGGAGTCATTCCCTGGTTTGAATTTGGGTTTATGGCTCCTGCTGATTCCGAATTAGCAAAACGTCACCCTCAGTGGCTAACTCGTAGATATAATAACAAAGAAATTTGGTTAGAAGGTAAACACAAACGAGTCTGGCTCAATCCTTTTCATCCTGAAGTACAGCAGTTTATTCAAAGTTTAATTCTAGAAGTTGTTACGAAATACGATATAGACGGAATTCAATTTGACGATCACTTCGGTTTACCTTCAGAATTTGGTTACGATCCATTTACAGTGAATTTATATCAGCAAGAACATCAAGGAAAAAAGCCACCTAGCGATCCCCAAGATTCCGAATGGCTGCGCTGGCGTGCTGATAAAATTACGGCTTTTTTGAAACAGGTATTTCAAACCGTCAAACAACAAAAACCTAATTGCATAATTTCAATTGCTCCCAATCCTCAAAGAGTTTCCTACGATCTTTTTCTCGCAGATTGGGCAGAATGGGACAAACAAGGATTGATTGAAGAATTAGTTTTGCAAGTCTATCGCAACGACCTCAAAGTATTTCTAAGCGAATTACAATACCCAGAAGTGCAAGCAGCACGAAAACATATTCCAGTAGGAATTGGAATTTTATCAGGGTTAAAAGGTAAATACGTTCCGTGGGGACAAATTCAAAATCAAGTTCAAGTAACTCGCAGGTACAGCTTTGCAGGAGTTTCTTTCTTTTTCTATGAAACTTTATGGAATTTAGCCAAAGAATCCCCGCAAAAACGCCAATTAGGATTTCAGAAAATATTTTCTCTTCCTGTAAATCGACCAAATACTTTATTGGGTTGGCAACCAGATCATCTCTCTAGAAACGCTTCATAA
- a CDS encoding tetratricopeptide repeat protein: protein MQVIVLLALLLGILVATFVFGIVTKNFLLSLVALPSIYFYVAAVLKEWRYIPLRERSFYLCKLKRYQEAIAACDRFLGRLPGYGFTWFNRGLLLFELKRDREAISSYDKALDCAKDYYKGFPYRVWYHRGLALHRLGRYKQAIANYDESLKYTKTYHRNLRYQVWYHRGLALQELGLYREAISSYDRAMQYMHRYKQGWQQKGENEVEIAEPQDFWYALDNLWCDCLDKLQSVRLRYEKAIASHNPDSKHKPDFGDAFYNRACCFAAAGDTDLALANLQQAIYLNPSEYREKAKADAGWDEYRRDRQFQRLVVG from the coding sequence ATGCAAGTTATAGTTCTGCTAGCCTTACTCCTGGGGATACTTGTAGCAACATTCGTATTTGGCATTGTGACGAAAAATTTTCTGCTATCCCTCGTTGCATTGCCATCGATCTATTTCTATGTAGCGGCTGTACTAAAAGAATGGCGATATATTCCTTTACGAGAGCGCAGCTTTTATCTATGTAAATTAAAACGCTATCAAGAAGCGATCGCGGCTTGCGATCGTTTTCTCGGACGTTTGCCGGGATACGGTTTTACTTGGTTTAACCGAGGTTTATTATTATTTGAGTTAAAACGCGATCGAGAGGCGATCTCGAGCTACGATAAAGCTTTAGATTGTGCTAAAGATTACTACAAAGGATTTCCCTATCGAGTCTGGTATCATCGAGGTTTGGCATTACATCGCTTAGGGCGTTATAAACAGGCGATCGCCAATTACGACGAATCACTCAAATATACAAAAACATATCATCGCAATTTACGCTATCAGGTTTGGTATCATCGAGGTCTGGCGTTGCAAGAATTGGGACTGTACAGAGAAGCAATTTCTAGCTACGACCGAGCAATGCAGTATATGCACCGATACAAACAGGGTTGGCAGCAAAAAGGAGAAAATGAGGTAGAGATTGCCGAGCCGCAAGACTTCTGGTATGCTCTGGATAATTTGTGGTGTGACTGTTTGGATAAGTTACAGTCCGTCCGCTTGCGCTACGAAAAGGCGATCGCCAGCCATAATCCAGACTCTAAGCACAAACCAGATTTTGGCGATGCTTTCTACAATCGCGCTTGCTGTTTTGCAGCCGCAGGAGATACGGATTTGGCTTTGGCAAATTTGCAACAAGCAATCTATCTCAATCCAAGCGAGTATAGGGAAAAAGCCAAGGCTGATGCGGGATGGGATGAATATCGGCGCGATCGACAGTTTCAACGGTTGGTTGTTGGTTGA
- the gloA2 gene encoding SMU1112c/YaeR family gloxylase I-like metalloprotein, with protein MHVTGVHHVAIICSDYERSKKFYTEVLGFSIIEETFRAARNSYKLDLRVSDTVQIELFSFPTPPSRPSKPEACGLRHLAFAVDDLDRAVTELNSQGVQVEDIRIDEITGKRFTFFQDPDNLPLELYEN; from the coding sequence ATGCACGTTACAGGTGTCCATCACGTTGCAATTATTTGTTCTGACTACGAGCGATCGAAGAAATTTTATACAGAAGTTTTGGGATTTTCCATTATTGAAGAAACATTTAGGGCGGCGAGAAATTCCTATAAATTAGATTTAAGAGTCAGCGATACGGTTCAAATTGAATTATTTTCTTTTCCTACGCCGCCGTCAAGACCGAGTAAGCCTGAAGCTTGTGGATTGAGACATTTAGCTTTTGCTGTTGACGATCTCGATCGCGCTGTCACCGAGCTAAATTCTCAAGGAGTGCAAGTAGAAGATATTAGAATAGACGAAATTACAGGTAAACGTTTTACTTTTTTTCAAGACCCAGATAATTTACCACTGGAACTTTATGAAAATTAA
- a CDS encoding AraC family transcriptional regulator: MVHSIFPTSSQMAAVFRFIEENYRQPITLCDIAQAIYLLQKTEQTIGQIAESIGYQDICHFSRYFRQFYGTSPQAWRNEHLCCVAAS, translated from the coding sequence ATGGTACACTCAATCTTTCCTACCTCTTCTCAAATGGCGGCTGTATTCCGCTTCATTGAAGAGAATTACCGACAACCAATTACCCTATGTGACATAGCACAAGCAATTTACTTGCTGCAAAAAACCGAACAAACAATCGGACAAATTGCTGAAAGCATTGGTTATCAAGATATTTGCCACTTCAGCCGCTATTTTCGCCAGTTCTACGGTACGAGTCCTCAAGCTTGGAGAAACGAACATCTTTGCTGCGTTGCTGCGAGCTAG
- a CDS encoding response regulator transcription factor: MKKILVIEENAQTRSLFSECLTAKGFHAIATENGTVGIQQLQKQLPDLIVCGVTRVGEFDGFGVLSAVRRNPTTAVIPFIFVTSRISRDDIRKGMELGADDYLTKPCTVKELL, translated from the coding sequence GTGAAAAAGATTTTGGTCATTGAAGAGAACGCACAAACTCGCAGCTTGTTTTCAGAGTGTTTGACAGCTAAAGGTTTTCACGCGATCGCCACTGAAAATGGTACAGTTGGTATACAACAACTACAAAAACAGCTACCCGATCTAATCGTTTGCGGCGTTACTAGAGTCGGGGAATTCGACGGTTTTGGGGTTCTGAGTGCAGTTCGTAGAAATCCTACCACAGCAGTGATTCCCTTTATATTTGTCACTAGTAGAATAAGTCGAGATGACATCCGTAAAGGCATGGAGTTAGGGGCAGATGATTATCTGACTAAACCCTGTACTGTGAAAGAATTGCTCTGA
- a CDS encoding DUF4383 domain-containing protein encodes MKAGQYFALITGIIFLLVGVMGFIPGFVQAPTGTADAVGLAFTSGYGDLLGLFPINVLHNIVHLLVGILGIVASVSLGSSRLYSGGLAIFYGLLTIMGLIPATQATLGLIPIFGNNVWLHAVTAAIATYFGFIATPDLLELRTGKRAFNK; translated from the coding sequence ATGAAAGCAGGACAATACTTTGCCTTAATTACTGGCATCATCTTTCTTCTTGTTGGTGTGATGGGATTTATACCAGGCTTTGTGCAAGCGCCTACGGGTACAGCTGATGCAGTTGGACTTGCGTTCACGTCTGGATACGGTGATTTGCTGGGATTATTCCCGATCAACGTCTTACACAATATCGTTCACCTGCTTGTAGGAATTCTGGGAATTGTTGCCTCTGTCTCGTTGGGTAGTAGCCGCCTCTATAGTGGAGGACTGGCAATCTTCTACGGACTGTTAACTATCATGGGGCTGATTCCCGCTACTCAAGCGACTTTGGGCTTGATTCCAATTTTCGGGAATAATGTCTGGCTTCATGCAGTTACTGCGGCGATCGCCACTTACTTTGGCTTTATCGCTACACCAGATTTATTAGAGCTACGCACAGGGAAGAGGGCATTCAACAAGTAG
- a CDS encoding SDR family oxidoreductase: MQLKPINQQVVAVVGASSGIGREAALQFAKKGAKVVVSARSESGLASLVNEIQSFGGEATAITADVTVFEQVQAIADKAVEVYGRLDTWVHCPANNVFATVENIKPEEFQRVIDVSLMGQVYGAMAALPHLKREGRGALIHISSMLGRRSLPLQSAYCTAKHGIEGFLESLRVELQHEKIPIGVTSIMPAAVNTPFYNNALTKLGVKPSAPPPYYQPSLVADAILYVAEHPTRDFPVGDAARVIDLLQRLSPSLLDYLFARVAFPLQHTDEPKSEDAPNNLYEAVPAHDKVKGDFDNLAIPSVTDWLDKNPPLKWGAIATIGILALLSAQAFKGGRV, from the coding sequence ATGCAACTGAAGCCAATAAATCAGCAGGTCGTTGCAGTAGTTGGGGCTTCTAGCGGCATCGGGCGCGAGGCAGCACTTCAGTTTGCAAAAAAAGGGGCGAAGGTAGTTGTCTCTGCTCGCAGTGAGTCGGGTTTGGCATCCCTGGTAAACGAGATTCAAAGCTTCGGTGGTGAGGCAACCGCTATAACCGCCGACGTAACGGTATTTGAGCAGGTTCAGGCGATCGCAGATAAAGCCGTCGAGGTGTACGGGCGACTCGATACATGGGTACATTGCCCTGCTAACAATGTCTTTGCCACTGTCGAAAACATAAAGCCAGAAGAGTTTCAGCGCGTGATTGATGTCAGTCTGATGGGGCAGGTATACGGTGCTATGGCAGCACTACCCCATCTCAAGCGTGAGGGACGAGGGGCGCTGATTCACATCTCTTCCATGTTAGGTAGGCGTAGTCTCCCGCTCCAAAGCGCCTACTGCACGGCAAAGCACGGCATCGAAGGTTTTCTCGAATCCCTGCGCGTCGAGCTACAACATGAGAAAATACCGATCGGCGTCACGAGCATCATGCCTGCCGCAGTCAATACACCCTTCTATAACAATGCTCTGACAAAGTTGGGAGTGAAGCCATCAGCACCACCGCCCTACTACCAACCCAGCTTGGTAGCTGACGCAATCCTCTACGTTGCCGAACACCCGACTCGCGATTTTCCTGTAGGGGATGCGGCTAGAGTCATAGATCTGCTACAGCGTCTCTCGCCATCATTGTTAGATTACTTATTTGCACGTGTTGCTTTCCCACTCCAGCATACTGACGAGCCGAAGTCTGAAGATGCGCCCAACAATCTTTATGAAGCCGTACCAGCCCATGACAAAGTTAAGGGAGACTTTGACAACCTGGCGATCCCAAGCGTTACTGACTGGCTGGATAAGAATCCACCGCTCAAGTGGGGTGCGATCGCTACCATAGGAATATTAGCCTTGCTGTCGGCACAAGCATTCAAAGGGGGACGAGTTTAG
- the phaE gene encoding class III poly(R)-hydroxyalkanoic acid synthase subunit PhaE, whose product MDSATPKNPIELWQVYIQGLQKLAQLWAELLQQSLESARRTASGDFFISFEPINFYWNIYEQTLGSFLQTPSLGYTREFNHKLLAGFDSWINFYKASFDYQLVLLGVWARAFDELMRELATSEEKDKAIQNWRQFLQVWSSLFDRVFAQTFHSEDTLKIRGKFLSAAMTYRLQQQQLMEVFLKMNDLPTRSEVDEVHRSIYEMRKEIKSLKKAVAETQ is encoded by the coding sequence ATGGACTCGGCAACGCCCAAAAATCCGATAGAGTTATGGCAAGTCTACATACAGGGGCTGCAAAAGTTGGCTCAGCTATGGGCAGAGCTACTACAGCAGTCACTAGAGAGCGCCCGCAGGACGGCAAGCGGCGATTTCTTTATATCATTCGAGCCGATAAACTTCTACTGGAACATCTACGAACAAACCTTGGGTAGCTTTCTGCAAACCCCAAGTTTGGGTTACACCCGCGAGTTCAACCATAAACTACTTGCGGGCTTCGATAGTTGGATAAACTTTTATAAGGCGAGTTTTGACTATCAACTAGTGCTGCTCGGTGTCTGGGCAAGGGCTTTTGACGAGTTGATGCGCGAATTGGCAACTTCCGAGGAAAAGGACAAAGCGATTCAGAACTGGCGACAGTTTCTCCAAGTTTGGAGTAGTTTATTCGATCGAGTATTTGCCCAAACGTTTCATTCAGAGGATACCCTGAAGATCCGAGGCAAATTCTTGAGTGCAGCAATGACCTACAGGCTACAACAGCAACAGCTAATGGAAGTCTTTCTGAAGATGAATGACTTACCAACTCGGAGCGAAGTAGACGAAGTTCATCGCAGCATCTACGAGATGCGTAAGGAAATCAAAAGCCTGAAAAAAGCTGTGGCAGAAACACAATGA
- the phaC gene encoding class III poly(R)-hydroxyalkanoic acid synthase subunit PhaC — MNRAGEAGGEWELSQKLFKGVESFSHLREEDIQIGVTPKEEVYREDKVVLYHFKPKVEHSLNIPILIVYALVNRPYIVDLQENRSFVANLLNLGIDVYLIDWGYPSRADRWLTLDDYINGYINNCVDVVRDRHNLDRINLLGICQGGTFSLCYSSLYPEKVKNLIVMVTPVDFHIKEGLLNVWGGCTLRSQAQDIDLMVDALGNIPGDFLNLEFLMLKPFQLGVEKYINLLDSIDREDKLIDFVRMEKWIFDSPDQAGEAYRQFMKDFYQGNKLIEGMLEIGNKRVDLGNIRIPVLNIYAEQDHLVPPASSLALEKYIASVDYTVHSFPVGHIGMYVSGKVQQNLPPTIVEWLKLKAD; from the coding sequence ATGAACAGAGCAGGGGAAGCAGGGGGAGAATGGGAGTTAAGCCAAAAGCTGTTTAAAGGTGTCGAGAGCTTCAGCCATCTGCGCGAGGAGGATATTCAAATTGGGGTCACTCCTAAAGAAGAGGTCTACCGCGAGGACAAGGTGGTACTTTACCACTTTAAGCCCAAGGTAGAGCATTCGCTGAATATTCCCATCCTCATCGTTTATGCCCTAGTCAATCGTCCTTATATAGTCGATTTACAGGAAAATCGGTCATTTGTTGCCAATTTACTCAATCTTGGTATCGATGTCTACCTGATCGACTGGGGTTATCCCAGCCGAGCCGATCGCTGGCTTACCCTTGACGACTATATTAATGGCTATATTAATAACTGCGTAGACGTGGTGCGCGATCGCCACAATCTCGATCGGATTAATCTGTTAGGAATTTGCCAGGGTGGAACCTTTAGCCTTTGCTACAGTTCCCTTTACCCTGAGAAGGTGAAAAACCTAATTGTTATGGTTACACCTGTTGATTTTCACATCAAGGAGGGACTTCTCAACGTTTGGGGTGGATGCACTCTGCGATCGCAAGCTCAGGATATAGATCTCATGGTCGATGCTTTAGGTAACATCCCTGGTGACTTCCTGAATTTAGAGTTTTTGATGCTAAAGCCCTTTCAACTGGGAGTGGAAAAGTATATCAATCTGCTCGATAGCATTGACCGAGAGGACAAGCTGATTGACTTTGTGCGGATGGAAAAATGGATTTTCGACAGTCCTGACCAAGCCGGAGAAGCCTACCGACAGTTTATGAAAGACTTTTACCAGGGAAACAAATTGATCGAAGGTATGCTCGAAATTGGCAACAAACGGGTGGATCTAGGGAATATCCGCATCCCAGTTTTAAACATTTACGCCGAGCAGGATCATCTGGTTCCGCCAGCATCCTCCTTGGCGCTTGAGAAATACATTGCTAGCGTTGACTATACAGTGCATTCCTTCCCAGTTGGGCATATTGGCATGTACGTCAGCGGCAAGGTGCAACAAAACCTGCCTCCAACTATTGTTGAATGGCTGAAGCTAAAAGCTGATTGA
- the phaA gene encoding acetyl-CoA acetyltransferase PhaA — MQEAYIVSAVRTPLGKFGGVLASFSPVDLGAIAMQAALERAGVSGEALDLYIFGNVLKAGHGQSLPRQAAFKAGIPETVNGYAVDMVCSSGMMSVMNAATAIRSGEAEIVLAGGMESMSQTGFFLSHRARWGYKFLLGAPEQLTDILLYDGLTDPTTAEAMGAQAERLAATYNIGRTDLDEIALYSQQRAAIATEQGWFKHEIVPIKIEGKKGLLLADKDEGIRPETTLESLTKLKPAFGEDGVFTAGNSSQISDGAAALVLASREAVERYELKPLARVIGGAWAGGEAWRFPEVPILAVKKLLDKLKMRIYDFDLFENNEAFALSNVLFHRMLGIPYEKLNIYGGAIALGHPIGASGARIVVTLLNALQKRNGQLGLAAICHGTGGSTAIAVERLR, encoded by the coding sequence ATGCAAGAAGCCTATATTGTCTCGGCAGTACGCACGCCGCTTGGTAAGTTTGGAGGTGTCCTAGCATCCTTTTCGCCAGTAGATTTAGGCGCGATCGCCATGCAAGCAGCGTTGGAACGAGCCGGAGTATCGGGAGAAGCTTTAGACTTGTATATCTTTGGCAACGTACTCAAGGCAGGTCATGGGCAATCCTTGCCGCGTCAGGCAGCTTTCAAGGCTGGAATTCCAGAGACGGTGAACGGGTATGCAGTGGATATGGTCTGTTCTTCGGGCATGATGAGCGTGATGAATGCTGCTACTGCTATCCGCTCTGGTGAAGCTGAAATTGTACTTGCTGGTGGAATGGAATCCATGTCGCAGACGGGGTTTTTCCTCTCGCACCGAGCCAGGTGGGGGTATAAGTTCCTGCTAGGTGCGCCAGAGCAACTGACCGATATTCTGCTCTACGACGGTCTTACCGATCCGACTACTGCTGAAGCGATGGGAGCGCAAGCCGAGCGCCTGGCAGCAACTTATAATATTGGACGGACTGACTTGGATGAAATCGCTCTTTACTCACAGCAACGGGCAGCGATCGCCACCGAACAAGGCTGGTTTAAGCATGAGATTGTTCCGATTAAAATTGAGGGAAAGAAAGGTTTGCTCCTGGCGGACAAAGATGAAGGAATCCGCCCCGAAACCACATTAGAGAGCCTGACAAAACTCAAGCCTGCTTTTGGCGAAGATGGAGTATTTACAGCTGGCAACAGCAGCCAGATATCGGATGGAGCAGCAGCTTTGGTCTTGGCAAGCCGAGAGGCAGTGGAACGATACGAACTCAAGCCCCTAGCGCGGGTAATTGGAGGAGCTTGGGCAGGTGGAGAAGCTTGGCGCTTCCCCGAAGTGCCGATTTTGGCAGTGAAGAAGCTTTTAGACAAGCTGAAAATGAGAATTTACGATTTTGACTTGTTTGAGAACAACGAGGCTTTTGCTCTGAGCAACGTGCTGTTTCACCGGATGCTGGGGATTCCTTACGAGAAGCTCAATATCTATGGGGGCGCGATCGCCTTGGGGCATCCCATCGGAGCTTCGGGGGCAAGAATCGTAGTCACGCTGCTGAATGCCTTGCAAAAGCGAAATGGACAGCTAGGGCTAGCAGCTATTTGTCACGGTACTGGCGGTAGTACGGCGATCGCAGTGGAGCGACTAAGATGA
- the phaB gene encoding acetoacetyl-CoA reductase PhaB, giving the protein MKELLNIDGLGEQIGISLGLEDKVILVTGGNRGIGAAIVRLLEKLGSKVAYTHRSDRNTQHQALAIQADVTDKAAMEAVAEQIEQKLGSIYGVVANAGITRDNFFPKLTSEDWDAAIDTNLKGVYNTLMPAIPKMYDRKEGSVVCISSISGERGNLGQTNYAASKAAIVGLTKSLAREAARYGVRVNAVAPGFIETDMVKSIPDKVQERILSEIPLNRFGKPEEVAWAVAFLLSPIASSYITGAVLRVNGAQHT; this is encoded by the coding sequence ATGAAGGAATTGCTCAATATAGATGGGCTAGGAGAGCAGATTGGGATCTCTTTGGGGCTGGAAGATAAAGTTATTTTGGTAACAGGCGGTAATAGAGGCATTGGAGCGGCGATCGTCAGATTGCTAGAAAAGTTGGGAAGTAAGGTAGCTTACACCCACCGGAGCGATCGCAATACTCAGCATCAAGCTCTGGCAATTCAAGCCGACGTGACCGACAAAGCAGCGATGGAGGCAGTGGCAGAACAGATCGAACAAAAACTCGGCTCGATCTATGGGGTTGTCGCTAATGCTGGGATTACCCGTGACAACTTTTTTCCCAAACTGACCTCCGAAGACTGGGATGCCGCGATCGACACCAACTTAAAAGGAGTCTACAACACGTTGATGCCCGCGATCCCCAAGATGTACGATCGCAAAGAAGGCTCTGTGGTCTGCATCAGCTCAATTTCGGGCGAACGGGGAAATCTCGGTCAGACCAACTATGCAGCATCCAAAGCGGCGATCGTTGGTCTGACCAAATCCTTAGCCAGAGAAGCGGCGCGGTACGGGGTGCGAGTTAACGCTGTAGCACCAGGATTCATTGAGACTGACATGGTTAAGTCGATCCCCGACAAAGTGCAAGAACGCATTTTGTCCGAGATCCCTTTGAATCGCTTTGGCAAGCCGGAGGAAGTTGCCTGGGCAGTAGCGTTTTTGCTCTCCCCAATCGCCAGCAGCTACATCACGGGCGCAGTTCTCCGCGTCAATGGGGCGCAGCACACTTGA
- a CDS encoding alpha/beta fold hydrolase produces the protein MKTTVKERRININGLTTRYLTAGNDGLPLVLLHGDSDSALDWSWVLPALAATHRVYAPDFPGFGDSAKPNVIYSLEFLTQFALDFLNALGIERAVLVGNSLGGLIALRVALSHPEQVPGLVLVDSAGLGSSVTPLLSQLTLPIYGELATTWCRTPLGAKQRSWARAALFFAQPMKAPTAWLTDQERMALLPGYLEATLSSLRASLNVTGQREVLLDSLPQLNMPTLVVWGTDDKIFPKEQAQAAVSRLQQGHLALIPDCGHLPHVERPELFTNALNEFLTKVAS, from the coding sequence GTGAAAACGACGGTTAAAGAACGGCGAATAAATATAAACGGTCTAACCACTCGTTACTTAACAGCGGGTAATGATGGTCTACCGTTAGTATTGCTACATGGAGATAGTGATAGTGCGCTTGATTGGTCATGGGTACTGCCCGCGCTGGCAGCTACGCATCGCGTCTACGCCCCAGACTTTCCAGGTTTTGGCGATAGTGCTAAACCCAACGTTATCTATTCTCTAGAATTTTTGACGCAGTTTGCGCTCGATTTTCTCAACGCGCTTGGGATCGAGCGAGCTGTGTTAGTCGGCAACTCGCTCGGTGGTCTAATTGCCCTGCGTGTTGCCCTGTCACATCCCGAACAAGTGCCAGGTCTAGTGTTAGTAGACAGCGCTGGGCTTGGTTCCTCAGTCACCCCGCTGCTGTCTCAACTGACATTGCCCATATATGGAGAACTTGCCACTACCTGGTGTAGAACACCGCTTGGCGCGAAGCAGCGTTCGTGGGCGCGGGCGGCGCTGTTTTTCGCCCAACCCATGAAAGCTCCTACTGCGTGGCTGACGGATCAGGAGCGAATGGCGCTTCTTCCTGGCTATCTTGAGGCTACCCTGTCCTCGCTACGGGCTTCACTGAATGTAACCGGACAGCGGGAAGTGTTGCTCGACTCTCTACCACAGTTAAATATGCCAACTCTTGTGGTGTGGGGAACTGACGACAAGATTTTTCCAAAAGAGCAGGCTCAAGCTGCTGTTAGTCGTCTACAGCAAGGACACCTCGCCTTGATCCCAGATTGCGGTCATCTACCCCATGTCGAGCGCCCCGAACTTTTTACGAATGCATTAAACGAGTTTCTGACAAAAGTTGCTTCTTAG